From a single Methylacidiphilum kamchatkense Kam1 genomic region:
- a CDS encoding tetratricopeptide repeat protein → MDIGFFDPLLSSPNKEGTKNFSWYLASLLCFLFFSHGFSEPIPEAIDRQNPSHLFHEGRIEAAARVAFEAFLRDPKDWKSLKILGWVALMKNQLEDASRFLQKGLALNPEDTEMKRLLAICYYREGKLEQSADLLTEIREGWTANLLTQLEPKAFDVLEPQTSIKLDESYPFVGIPVKICRKKVSFFLDTRSSFTALDRALYEKIKDIRLLDTIALQFWFNFAGKWSIRARTGIIQSLQIGDMKIERIPILLARWKGTYLFPQHVPQIVHGVIGTDMMRQFNVTIDYPKKELFLQKREASFSERSFLGIKDGSTVTKLPFYLTPGGQILIQGKINDQEGIFFMVDSLDVGRAFTFSEWMLEKFHLPRYGGG, encoded by the coding sequence ATGGACATAGGTTTTTTCGATCCTCTTCTTTCTTCCCCCAATAAAGAGGGAACAAAAAATTTTTCCTGGTACCTTGCTAGTCTTTTATGCTTCTTGTTCTTTTCCCATGGATTTTCAGAGCCGATCCCTGAGGCAATAGATAGGCAAAACCCAAGCCACCTTTTTCATGAAGGGAGGATAGAGGCGGCGGCCCGTGTAGCCTTCGAAGCTTTCCTCCGGGATCCGAAGGACTGGAAATCATTAAAGATCCTTGGGTGGGTGGCTTTGATGAAAAACCAACTTGAAGATGCCAGTAGGTTTCTTCAAAAGGGATTGGCATTAAATCCTGAAGATACCGAGATGAAGAGGCTATTGGCAATTTGTTATTATAGAGAAGGAAAGCTTGAACAATCGGCTGACTTATTAACTGAGATTAGAGAAGGGTGGACTGCCAACCTTCTTACTCAACTGGAACCGAAGGCATTCGATGTGCTGGAACCACAGACTAGTATCAAACTTGATGAGTCCTATCCTTTTGTGGGTATTCCAGTAAAAATATGCAGGAAAAAAGTCTCGTTTTTTCTGGATACTCGCAGTTCGTTTACTGCTCTGGATAGAGCTCTTTATGAAAAAATAAAAGATATTAGGCTTCTTGATACCATTGCCCTACAGTTCTGGTTCAACTTTGCAGGCAAATGGTCCATTCGAGCTAGAACAGGGATTATCCAATCGCTACAAATTGGAGATATGAAAATAGAAAGAATTCCCATCCTTTTAGCTCGATGGAAAGGCACCTATCTTTTTCCTCAACATGTGCCACAGATAGTTCATGGAGTGATAGGAACAGATATGATGCGACAATTTAATGTAACGATAGATTATCCGAAGAAAGAGCTTTTCTTACAAAAAAGAGAGGCCTCTTTTTCTGAACGATCTTTTCTAGGGATAAAAGATGGATCGACGGTTACGAAGCTTCCTTTTTACTTAACTCCTGGAGGACAGATTCTGATTCAAGGAAAGATTAATGATCAAGAAGGAATCTTTTTTATGGTGGATAGCCTGGATGTGGGAAGAGCTTTTACCTTTTCTGAATGGATGCTTGAGAAATTCCATTTGCCTCGGTATGGGGGTGGATGA
- a CDS encoding pepsin/retropepsin-like aspartic protease family protein has protein sequence MIGLRRGGRYPSIYTIVPKIQIGNIVMENVKADIGKSYDFPPAIDHKQGFHIGAIVGNSFLKSFIVTFDFQNMVLILQSKKTTATDQLPTSPLASHRTATGINESDN, from the coding sequence ATGATCGGCTTAAGGAGAGGTGGAAGATATCCTTCCATTTACACGATTGTTCCCAAAATACAGATTGGCAATATTGTCATGGAAAATGTAAAGGCCGATATAGGAAAAAGCTATGATTTTCCACCTGCTATTGACCATAAGCAAGGATTCCACATTGGGGCGATTGTGGGGAATAGCTTTTTGAAGTCTTTTATTGTTACTTTTGATTTCCAGAATATGGTATTGATCTTGCAATCCAAAAAAACGACTGCTACCGACCAACTGCCCACAAGCCCGTTGGCATCTCATAGAACTGCAACTGGGATCAACGAATCGGATAATTGA